The following coding sequences lie in one Populus nigra chromosome 15, ddPopNigr1.1, whole genome shotgun sequence genomic window:
- the LOC133673981 gene encoding ribulose bisphosphate carboxylase/oxygenase activase, chloroplastic, with translation MQRDRQDHGSRSSKPATIHSFAQSGDLLGFQRLLRGDPSLLNERNPVMAQTPLHVSAGYNRADIIKFLLDWQGAEKVELEPRNMYGETPLHMAAKNGCTEAARLLLAHGAFVEAKANNGMTPLHLAVWYSIRAEDHSTVKTLLEYNADCSAEDNEGMTPLNHLSPGPGSEEVRKLLHWHLEEQRKRKALEACSKTKAKMDELEDALTNVVGLHELKVQLRKWAKGMLLDERRRALGMKVGMRRPPHMAFLGSPGTGKTMVARILGRLLHMVGVLPTDKVTEVQRTDLVGEFVGHTGPKTRRKIAEAEGGILFVDEAYRLIPSQKEDDKDYGIEALEEIMSVMDSGKVVVIFAGYSEPMKRVISSNEGFCRRVTKFFHFNDFSSKDLANICHINMNTQDEGSPLYGFKLHPSCCVDAIAALIERETTEKQRREMNGGLVNTMLANARENLDLRLDFNCLDTDELQTITLEDLEAGLQLL, from the exons ATGCAGCGGGATCGTCAGGATCATGGATCGAGGTCTTCCAAGCCCGCTACCATTCATAGCTTTGCCCAATCCGGGGATCTTCTTGGGTTCCAAAGGTTACTCAGAGGAGACCCTTCTCTCCTCAATGAAAGAAACCCTGTT ATGGCACAGACTCCTCTTCATGTATCTGCTGGTTACAACAGGgctgatataattaaatttcttcTTGATTGGCAAGGAGCAGAGAAGGTTGAATTGGAACCTAGGAACATG TATGGAGAAACTCCATTACACATGGCAGCAAAGAATGGGTGCACTGAAGCTGCGCGATTACTTCTTGCTCATGGTGCTTTTGTTGAAGCCAAAGCGAAT AATGGAATGACACCATTACACCTTGCAGTTTGGTACTCAATTAGAGCGGAAGACCACTCAACTGTCAAGACTTTGCTGGAGTATAATGCTGACTGCAGTGCAGAGGACAAC GAGGGCATGACTCCTCTGAATCACCTCTCACCAGGTCCAGGAAGTGAGGAGGTGCGTAAACTGCTGCACTGGCATCTTGAAGAGCAGAGAAAGAGAAAGGCACTTGAAGCATGCTCTAAAACAAAAGCTAAGATGGATGAACTTGAAGATGCATTAACAAATGTAGTGGGGTTGCATGAACTCAAGGTACAATTGAGAAAATGGGCAAAGGGGATGCTTTTGGATGAGAGGCGCAGGGCCCTTGGTATGAAAGTTGGTATGAGAAGACCGCCTCATATGGCTTTCTTGGGAAGCCCCGGAACAG GTAAGACCATGGTAGCTCGAATACTTGGAAGACTACTCCATATGGTGGGAGTTCTACCTACTGACAAGGTAACGGAAGTACAACGTACAGATTTGGTTGGCGAATTTGTTGGTCACACTGGTCCAAAAACTAGACGAAAG ATTGCAGAAGCAGAGGGAGGAATTCTTTTTGTGGATGAAGCATATCGCCTCATACCATCGCAGAAAGAAGATGATAAGGACTATGGGATTGAAGCGTTGGAAGAAATCATGTCTGTTATGGACAGCGGAAAAGTCGTAGTCATATTTGCTGGCTATAGCGAACCAATGAAGCGTGTGATATCTTCCAATGAGGGTTTCTGTAGAAGGGTTACCAAGTTTTTCCATTTTAATGACTTTAGCTCTAAAGATTTAGCAAATATTTGCCACATCAACATGAATACTCAGGACGAAGGCAGTCCGCTGTATGGTTTTAAATTACATCCTTCATGCTGTGTAGATGCCATTGCTGCCTtgatagagagagaaacaacAGAAAAACAGCGTAGGGAAATGAATGGAGGCTTGGTAAATACCATGCTAGCTAATGCTAGAGAGAATTTGGATCTCAGGCTTGATTTCAACTGTTTAGATACTGATGAACTGCAGACCATCACCTTAGAGGATTTGGAAGCAGGTCTTCAACTGTTATAG